From a single Arachis hypogaea cultivar Tifrunner chromosome 3, arahy.Tifrunner.gnm2.J5K5, whole genome shotgun sequence genomic region:
- the LOC112734304 gene encoding probable 3-hydroxyisobutyrate dehydrogenase-like 2, mitochondrial, producing the protein MGTPYPMPIDPSKTRIGFIGIGVMGAAMASRLISAGYNLSFYARDPSNPNSLSLQSKGATLSPSISALSQSSNILFTMVGHPSDVRSLYLDGPHSIISSLNPNSVTVDTTSSHPDLARQIFSAARQRSSWSVDAPVSGGDIGARDGKLAIFAAGDRDVVEWLQPLFSVMGKATYMGGAGCGQSCKIANQITIGGNLVGISEGLVFAKRVGLDLEKFVEAVREGAAGSKAMELFAGRMIGRDFRPGGYAEYQVKDLGMGVDVVEGGDDESCVVLPGAAICKQIFQSMVANGDGKLGGQGVITVIERINGM; encoded by the coding sequence ATGGGAACGCCGTACCCGATGCCCATTGATCCATCGAAGACCAGAATTGGATTCATCGGAATCGGAGTTATGGGCGCCGCTATGGCCTCCCGCCTCATCTCAGCCGGCTACAACCTCTCTTTCTACGCACGCGACCCATCCAACCCAAACTCCCTCTCTCTCCAATCAAAGGGCGCAACCCTCTCCCCTTCCATCTCCGCCCTCTCCCAATCCTCCAACATTCTCTTCACCATGGTCGGTCACCCCTCCGACGTCCGCTCCCTCTACCTCGACGGCCCTCACTCCATCATCTCTTCCCTAAACCCTAACTCCGTCACCGTCGACACCACCAGCTCCCACCCGGACCTCGCCCGCCAGATCTTCTCCGCCGCACGACAACGCTCGTCCTGGTCCGTCGACGCGCCGGTCTCCGGCGGCGACATCGGCGCCAGGGACGGAAAACTGGCGATCTTCGCGGCCGGAGATCGCGACGTGGTGGAATGGCTGCAACCGTTGTTCTCGGTGATGGGAAAAGCAACGTACATGGGAGGCGCGGGGTGCGGACAGAGCTGCAAGATCGCGAACCAGATCACGATAGGAGGGAACCTGGTTGGGATAAGTGAGGGTTTGGTGTTCGCGAAGCGCGTGGGGCTGGATCTGGAGAAGTTCGTTGAGGCGGTTAGGGAAGGCGCGGCGGGCTCGAAGGCGATGGAGCTTTTCGCTGGGAGGATGATTGGGAGAGATTTCAGGCCAGGTGGTTATGCTGAGTATCAGGTTAAGGATTTGGGAATGGGTGTGGATGTTGTTGAAGGTGGTGATGATGAATCTTGTGTTGTGCTTCCTGGTGCTGCCATCTGTAAGCAGATTTTTCAGAGTATGGTTGCTAATGGTGATGGTAAGCTTGGTGGTCAGGGTGTTATAACTGTTATTGAGAGGATCAATGGCATGTGa